One Flavobacterium cerinum genomic window, TGAGAGTGCCCTATTGGTTTCCAAAACCTTAGGGATGATTGCCAGCGAAATCAAACCCGGTGTTACCACGCTACAACTGGATAAATTAGCCGAAACCTTTATCAGGGATCACAATGCCGTTCCCGGATTTTTAGGATTATACGGATGTCCTTCCACATTATTGACCAGTGTAAACGACCAGGTTGTTCACGGTTTACCGACAGACCGACCAATTCAGGAAGGTGATATCGTATCGGTAGATTGCGGAGCGATTAAAAACGAGTTTTACGGAGATCATGCTTATACCTTTGAAATCGGTGAAGTAGCTCCCGAAACTAAAAAGTTGTTACAGATCACAAAAGAATCTTTATATATCGGTATTCGTGAGTTTAAAATCGGAAATCGCGTGGAAGATGTAGGAAATGCTATTCAGAAATATGCTGAGGCTCATGGATATGGTGTTGTACGTGAATTAGTAGGACACGGTTTGGGACGTAAAATGCACGAGGAGCCGGAAATGCCGAATTACGGAAAAAGAGGCCGCGGAAAATTATTTATCGAAGGAATGGTAGTGGCTATCGAGCCTATGATCAACATGGGAACCCGTAACATTAAGCATTTAAAAGACGGTTGGACGATTTCAACACGCGACGGAAAACCAAGTGCTCATTTCGAACATGATGTGGCTATTGTAGACGGGAAACCGGAATTATTATCGACTTTCCAATATATTTATCAGGCATTAGGCATTCAGTCTGACGAAGAAAACGAATTCAGACAACACGCTTTAGCACTTTAAAAACAGGACAAATGCAGGTATTTCACGTACCTGCATTATAAACTATTATAAATGAAATCCGCTTTCAAATTTATCCTGAATACCATTCCGAGACCTTTATTGATCCGGCTTAGTTATATCATTCGTCCCGTTTTGGCTTTAGCTCTGAGAGGGAACACTTATACTGACCCGATCGACGGCAAAAGTTTTCGTACTTTCCTGCCTTACGGATACGGAACGCAACGTAACAATGTATTATCACCCAGTACGCTATCACTGGAACGGCATCGTTTGCTTTGGTTATATCTGAAAAATGAAACCGATTTCTTTAGTGCACCCAAAAAAGTACTGCATTTTGCTCCGGAACAGGCGTTTTACAAACGATTCCGCAATCAGAAAAACCTGGATTATACAACAACTGATCTATTATCCCCTCTTGCTGATGTAAAAGCAGATATCTGTAATTTGCCGTTTGCTGATAATTCTTACGATTTGATTCTTTGCAATCACGTATTAGAACATATTCCGGACGACACGAAAGCCATGCAGGAATTATATCGTGTTTTAAAACCCGGAGGAATGGGAATTTTCCAGATTCCGCAGGATTTAAACCGGGCGACTACTTTTGAAGATGATTCCATTACCGATCCAAAAGAGCGCGCTGCGATTTTCGGACAATATGACCATGTTCGCGTTTACGGACGAGATTATTTTGACAAATTAAGAAGTATCGGATTCACGGTAACCGAAGAAGATTACACCCAAAAAATAACGCCGGAATTGGTTGAGCGTTATTGTTTAGCCAAAGGAGAAATCATCCCGATTTGCCATAAGTAAAAAAATTCAGGGGCTTTTTTAACGAATTGTTTTAGCAGAAATTGTTTATCTTTACCTCACTGACAATTTCAAAAGCCCTATGCTATTTTATAAAAAACTACGATTCTTACTGATCCTTTCTTGTGTATTATCCGGTTCTGCTTCCGTTTTTTCCCAGGTTGAAAAAGAAGTGAATCCGCCGTTTAATATTAAAACCGTTTCATTTGTACAAAGCGGAGCCAATACAATCCCGATGTTCCGATTGGGAGATCCTTTCGAATTACAGTTTGATGATTTATTCGGTAATGAAGCTGATTATTATTATACTATAACACAATGTAATTACGACTGGACACCTACAATGCTGGCAAAGTCAGAATACCTACAGGGAATGGACAATCAAAGGATTATGACCTACCTGAACTCCTTTAATACACTTCAAATCTATTCACATTATAAGCAGGCATTCCCGAATCGATTTAACCGCATATTATTATCCGGAAATTATATTATCAAAATCTTCAATGATAGTCAGGAACTAGTTTTTTCCAGACGCTTTATCATTTATGAAGAGACCCTTTCTGTTCCCCTACAAATCAAGCGTTCCCGTAACCTGACTGACATCGAGAAAAAACAAAACATGGATTTCACGATCAAAATGGGGGAAAACAACTTACAAAATCCTATTCAGAATATTAAAGTTGCCTTATTACAAAACGGAAGATGGGACAATGCTATTTTAAATATCAAACCGCAATATACATTAGGTTCCGATCTTATTTACCGTTACAATCAGGAGACTCAATTCTGGGGCGGAAACGAATTTTTATATTTCGACAATAAAGACATTCGTAATCCGGGTAACAATGTAGGAAAAGTGACTTCGGGAGAGATTTACAATTCACTTTTATTCGCCAATTCACCAAGAGGTAACCAACCCTACACCTATTATCCGGATATAAACGGTAGTTTTTATATTCGCAATATCAGTTCTGACAATCCGGAGACAGAAGCCGATTATGCCTGGGTTTATTTTACATTGATCCCTCCTACTACAATTGACAAAAAAGACATTTATGTAAACGGTATGTTTAACAATTATGCGCTTTCCCCTGAAAATAAGATGGATTTCAACAAAGAAAAAGGGGTTTACGAAAAGGCTATTTTACTCAAGCAAGGTTTTGTAAACTATCAATATGTGATGTTAGACGCCAAAGGAAAAGTAGACAATCAGAACGCTATTGACGGCAATTTCTACCAAACCGAAAACAATTATTTTGTAATTGTCTATTATCGCGGAAACAATGATCGTTATGACAAAATAATAGGCCGTGGTTTTGCTACATCCGAAAACATCACGAATTAAAAAAGTTTTAAATTTAACAGAATAGATACAAATATTTGTTATTTTTGGAATTGTTTCTCAAAAAACCAATCAAATATTATGGTTTCACAAATAACCAGAGGTATAAAAATTTCAGTCCTGACTAGTTTTGAAGGCACTTACTTCAAGAACTACAAGATTCATTTTGCCTTTAGTTATGAGATTACGATTGAAAACCAGAGTAAAGACTCCGTACAATTAAATTCCAGACATTGGGAAATCTACGATTCGCTTAACGATTTAGAAATTGTTGACGGAGAAGGTGTGATCGGCAAAAAACCCGTTATCAAACCCGGCGAAAAGCATACCTACAGTTCCGGATGCCTTCTTTCCTCACCTTTCGGAGCCATGCGAGGGTATTTCAACATGATCAATTTTACCTCAACGCGTTCGTTCCGTGTAATAATTCCTACATTCCGTTTAAGCGCTCCTTTTGCCTTGAACTAAATCATATTTTACCAAAGCATTAACACCACAAAAAAGACCTTTTTCGTTAATAATTTGTATCTTCGCTACGCGAAAATTTGATAATTAATAAATACAAATTGTTATGCCAAAAGGAATTTATAATGTACCTGTAGCGGTTAACGAGCCTGTTAAATCGTATGCACCGGGTACACCGGAAAGAGATGCTGTTTTAGCGACTTTCAAAGAATTGTACAACGCTAAAGTTGATGTGCCTTTATATATTGGCGGTGAGGAAATCCGTACCGGAAAAACAAAAAACCTAACACCTCCGTTTGATCACAAACACATCGTGGGACAGTACCACGAAGCCGAAAAAGAACATATTGAAAAAGCAATCAGTACCGCTTTGGAAGCAAAGAAAAAATGGGCTGCTCTTTCATGGGAACACCGCGCTTCAATCTTCTTAAAAGCCGCTGACTTATTAGCAGGACCATACCGTGCTAAAATCAATGCTGCCACTATGATCGCTCAGGCGAAAACAGTACACCAGGCAGAAATTGACTCAGCTTGTGAATTAATTGACTTTTTACGTTTTAACGTTCAGTTCATGACTCAGGTGTATGCTGAGCAACCGATTTCATCCGAAGGCGTTTGGAATCGTGTAGAACACCGTCCGTTAGAAGGATTTGTATATGCTATTACGCCGTTTAACTTTACAGCCATTGCAGGAAACTTACCGGCATCACCGGCTTTAATGGGGAACGTTGTAGTATGGAAACCAAGTGCTACTCAAATTTACTCAGCTAATGTAATTGTTGAGGTTTTCAAATTAGCCGGTTTACCTGACGGTGTTATCAACGTAGTGTATGGTAACTCTGCTATGATTTCTGAGACTTTATTGGCAAGCCCTGATTTTGCGGGGATCCACTTTACCGGTTCTACAGGCGTTTTCAATGATATGTGGGCTAAAATCGGACAAAACATCAGCCGATACAAAACGTATCCGAGAATCGTAGGAGAAACAGGTGGTAAAGATTTCGTATTAGCACACCCTTCTTCTATTCCTGCGCAGGTTGCTACTGCTTTATCGCGTGGTGCATTCGAATATCAGGGACAGAAATGTTCCGCTGCTTCAAGAGCTTATTTACCAAAATCAACATGGCCGGCAGTTAAAGAACAATTGGTTGCCGATATCGCATCTATGAAAATGGGATCTCCTGAAGATCCGTCAAATTTCGTATCTGCCGTGATTTCTGAAAGCTCTTTCGATAAATTGGCAAGTTATATCGATCAGGCAAAAAAAGACAGCGATGCTGAAATCATCGCCGGTGGTAACTACGATAAATCGGTAGGTTATTTTATTGAGCCAACCGTGATTGTAACTACAAATCCGAAATACACAACTATGGAAACCGAATTATTCGGACCAGTGTTAACCATCTACGTATACGAAGATGCGAAATGGGAAGAAACCCTTGCTCTAGTGGACAGTACTTCTGAATATGCTTTAACAGGCGCTATTTTCAGTCAGGATCGTTATGCTATCGAGCAAGCTACAAAAGCACTTGAAAATGCAGCCGGTAACTTCTACATTAATGATAAACCGACAGGAGCTGTTGTAGGACAACAACCTTTCGGAGGAGCAAGAGCATCCGGAACTAACGATAAAGCCGGTTCCGTATTAAACTTAATGCGTTGGGTTTCCCCAAGAACCATTAAGGAAACTTTCGTTCCGCCAACAAATTACAGATATCCGTTCTTAGGGTAATATCTATACGCCTGACAGGTTTTTAAACCTGTCAGGTAATAAACAAAAAAGCGTGTTAAAACACGCTTTTTTTATTCTATTAAATTCGACCGGTTTTACACCTTATATTTTAGCGGTAAGTGCACCACTTTTTTAGTTTCAAAAAACTCCGCTTCAAAATAATCCGACAGGTTGTACTGCGTCGCTTTAGGAAAGTTCTGTAATTCTTCCGTCAGATCACCGCCTTTTAAATATAGAATACCGTTTTTCAGTTCGTGATTTTGCTTTTTACGCACTTTATCTTTTACCCATTGCACAAAATCCGGCATATTCGTTACCGCACGGCTAACAACAAAATCAAATTCTGCTTTTACATTCTCAGCACGCATCTGCTCTGCTTTTACATTTTGAAGTCCCAAAGCTGTCGCTACTTCATTTACCACACGGATTTTCTTAGCAATCACATCAATCAGATAAAAATCCACTTCAGGATACAGAATTGCCAACGGAATACCGGGAAAACCACCACCGGTTCCGACATCCATAATTTTTGATCCGGATTTAAACGCTAAAACTTTAGCAATTCCAAGTGAATGTAATACGTGTTTCTCGTATAATTCGTCAATATCTTTTCTCGAAATCACATTAATTTTTGCGTTCCAATCCTGATATAAACCTTCCAATTGGCTAAACTTAAAAATCTGATCTTCTGTGAGATTAGGAAAATACTTTACAATATCCTGCATTGTTCTAAATTTTATGCAAAAGTAATCATTTTGTCCTTCATTTTTTTTCATTTTTAACCTATTACATTTCTATTAATAATTACCTTTGAACGGAAATTTTGCATTTTAATAAACTTATGATAAAACAGACTCCACTTTTTTCAAAAACCGATAGTTTAAAATTTTTCAGGACGCTAAACAAACGAGTTAACGATTATTTTAAGGAAAATAATATCAAGAAAACCGGAAACTGGAAATTACACATGAAGACCATTATCATGTTTAGTATTTTTTTAGTTCCGTATTTTTTAATCCTAACTATTAGTATGCCGCTTTGGATTCATTTACTAATGACAATTCTGATTGGTATTGGAATGGCCGGTGTTGGAATGAACGTTATGCACGACGGGAACCATGGTGCTTACTCATCAAAACCCTGGTTAAATAAAATTATGGGCGGTAGTATGTATATTCTTGCCGGAAATGTTTACAACTGGCAAGTACAACACAATGTATTACACCACACTTACACCAATATCCACGGCCATGATGAAGATCTAGACGCAGGGCGAATTATCCGTTTTACCGAACACGCGAAATGGTCACCTGTACACCGTTTTCAACAATACTATTCCATTTTCCTATACGGTTTATTAACTTTTAACTGGGCGATTACGACCGATTTCCGTCAGATGCGACGTTATATCAAACGAAAATTATCGTATGGTGAATTCCCAAGTCCGTTCAAATTATGGACAACATTGGTCATTACTAAAATCATTTATTTTGCTTTATGGTTAATCCTTCCGATGCTTTTAGGAATCGTTTGGTGGGAAGTATTATTAGGATTCTTTATCATGCACTATACCGCCGGATTGATTCTGAGCGTAGTATTCCAATTGGCACACGTTGTAGAAGACATTCATCATCCGCAACCGGACGAAAACGGAGAATTGGAAAACACATGGGCAGTTCACCAATTGTACACCACAGCTAATTTTGCTCCTAAAAACAAAATTGTAAACTGGTATACCGGAGGTTTGAATCACCAGATTGAACATCATATTTTCCCGAATATCAGTCATATTCACTATAGTAAGATCGGGGAAATTGTAAAACAAACCGCTATGGAATGTAATCTTCCGTATTATGAATTTAAAACGATGCGTTCAGCTGTTTATTCTCATTTTAAACATTTAAAAGAAATGGGACAAAAACCCGCAATCGCTTAAAAATACTACTTGCATACACACACTTAAACATCAAAACAAAATTATTTTTATGAATCCGCTTTCTGATAGAATTAATAATTTATCGACATCGCAAACCCTGGCCATGGCAGCCAAAGCCAGAGAATTAAAAGCTGCCGGAATAGATATTATCAGCTTAAGTTTGGGTGAACCCGACTTTAATACACCTGATTTTATTAAAGAAGCAGCCATCCAGGCTATTCACGACAATTACAGTTCCTATCCTCCTGTTGAAGGTTATCCGGAACTAAAAGAAGCTATTTGTAAAAAATTCAAACGAGATAACGGGCTTGACTACAAACCATCCCAAATTGTAGTATCGACCGGTGCAAAACAATCGTTATACAATATTGCTCAGGTTATGATCAATCCCGGGGATGAAGTAATCCTTCCGGCACCGTACTGGGTAAGCTATTACGAAATCATTAAAATGGCCGGCGGTATTCCGGTAGAAGTTCCGACCTCTATCGAAAACGATTTCAAAATCACACCGGAACAATTAGAAGCTGCTATTACACCGGCAACCAAAATGATGTGGTATAGCTCTCCTTGTAATCCAAGCGGATCTGTATACAGCAAAGAAGAATTAACAGAACTGGTTAAAGTTTTAGAAAAGCATCCTTCTGTTTATGTGGTATCGGATGAAATTTACGAACACATTAACTTCACCGGATCGTATTGCAGCATCGCATCTATTCCAGGTATGTTAGACAGAACCATCACGGTAAACGGTGTTGCCAAAGCTTTTGCTATGACCGGATGGAGAATCGGTTATATCGGTGCTCCGGAATTTATCGCCAAAGCCTGTACAAAAATGCAGGGGCAAGTAACCAGCGGTGCTAATACTATTGCACAACGCGCTACAATTGCCGCAGTTGAAGCAGATCCATCTGTATTAAAACATATGGTTCAGGCTTTCCAACAAAGAAGAGATTTAGTAGTTAGTTTGATCAAAGAAATTCCAGGTATGAAAATTAACGTTCCGGATGGCGCATTTTACGTTTTCCCGGACGTATCGGCTTTCTTCGGAAAAACACTACGCGGTACACAGATCAACAATGCAGATGATTTTGCTATGTATCTTCTGGCTGAAGCCAATGTGGCTACCGTTACCGGAGACGCCTTCGGAAATCCGAACTGTATCCGTTTTTCATATGCAACCAGCGACGACCTACTGAAAGAAGCACTGCACCGTATCAAAGAAGCGGTAGCAACTTCGGAAGTTTTAGCATAAATTTACGCCCTGGGT contains:
- a CDS encoding pyridoxal phosphate-dependent aminotransferase, whose product is MNPLSDRINNLSTSQTLAMAAKARELKAAGIDIISLSLGEPDFNTPDFIKEAAIQAIHDNYSSYPPVEGYPELKEAICKKFKRDNGLDYKPSQIVVSTGAKQSLYNIAQVMINPGDEVILPAPYWVSYYEIIKMAGGIPVEVPTSIENDFKITPEQLEAAITPATKMMWYSSPCNPSGSVYSKEELTELVKVLEKHPSVYVVSDEIYEHINFTGSYCSIASIPGMLDRTITVNGVAKAFAMTGWRIGYIGAPEFIAKACTKMQGQVTSGANTIAQRATIAAVEADPSVLKHMVQAFQQRRDLVVSLIKEIPGMKINVPDGAFYVFPDVSAFFGKTLRGTQINNADDFAMYLLAEANVATVTGDAFGNPNCIRFSYATSDDLLKEALHRIKEAVATSEVLA
- a CDS encoding fatty acid desaturase family protein; the encoded protein is MIKQTPLFSKTDSLKFFRTLNKRVNDYFKENNIKKTGNWKLHMKTIIMFSIFLVPYFLILTISMPLWIHLLMTILIGIGMAGVGMNVMHDGNHGAYSSKPWLNKIMGGSMYILAGNVYNWQVQHNVLHHTYTNIHGHDEDLDAGRIIRFTEHAKWSPVHRFQQYYSIFLYGLLTFNWAITTDFRQMRRYIKRKLSYGEFPSPFKLWTTLVITKIIYFALWLILPMLLGIVWWEVLLGFFIMHYTAGLILSVVFQLAHVVEDIHHPQPDENGELENTWAVHQLYTTANFAPKNKIVNWYTGGLNHQIEHHIFPNISHIHYSKIGEIVKQTAMECNLPYYEFKTMRSAVYSHFKHLKEMGQKPAIA
- a CDS encoding class I SAM-dependent methyltransferase, with product MKSAFKFILNTIPRPLLIRLSYIIRPVLALALRGNTYTDPIDGKSFRTFLPYGYGTQRNNVLSPSTLSLERHRLLWLYLKNETDFFSAPKKVLHFAPEQAFYKRFRNQKNLDYTTTDLLSPLADVKADICNLPFADNSYDLILCNHVLEHIPDDTKAMQELYRVLKPGGMGIFQIPQDLNRATTFEDDSITDPKERAAIFGQYDHVRVYGRDYFDKLRSIGFTVTEEDYTQKITPELVERYCLAKGEIIPICHK
- the apaG gene encoding Co2+/Mg2+ efflux protein ApaG, with the translated sequence MVSQITRGIKISVLTSFEGTYFKNYKIHFAFSYEITIENQSKDSVQLNSRHWEIYDSLNDLEIVDGEGVIGKKPVIKPGEKHTYSSGCLLSSPFGAMRGYFNMINFTSTRSFRVIIPTFRLSAPFALN
- the map gene encoding type I methionyl aminopeptidase; translated protein: MIIPKTREEIELMRESALLVSKTLGMIASEIKPGVTTLQLDKLAETFIRDHNAVPGFLGLYGCPSTLLTSVNDQVVHGLPTDRPIQEGDIVSVDCGAIKNEFYGDHAYTFEIGEVAPETKKLLQITKESLYIGIREFKIGNRVEDVGNAIQKYAEAHGYGVVRELVGHGLGRKMHEEPEMPNYGKRGRGKLFIEGMVVAIEPMINMGTRNIKHLKDGWTISTRDGKPSAHFEHDVAIVDGKPELLSTFQYIYQALGIQSDEENEFRQHALAL
- the rsmG gene encoding 16S rRNA (guanine(527)-N(7))-methyltransferase RsmG, which codes for MQDIVKYFPNLTEDQIFKFSQLEGLYQDWNAKINVISRKDIDELYEKHVLHSLGIAKVLAFKSGSKIMDVGTGGGFPGIPLAILYPEVDFYLIDVIAKKIRVVNEVATALGLQNVKAEQMRAENVKAEFDFVVSRAVTNMPDFVQWVKDKVRKKQNHELKNGILYLKGGDLTEELQNFPKATQYNLSDYFEAEFFETKKVVHLPLKYKV
- the pruA gene encoding L-glutamate gamma-semialdehyde dehydrogenase: MPKGIYNVPVAVNEPVKSYAPGTPERDAVLATFKELYNAKVDVPLYIGGEEIRTGKTKNLTPPFDHKHIVGQYHEAEKEHIEKAISTALEAKKKWAALSWEHRASIFLKAADLLAGPYRAKINAATMIAQAKTVHQAEIDSACELIDFLRFNVQFMTQVYAEQPISSEGVWNRVEHRPLEGFVYAITPFNFTAIAGNLPASPALMGNVVVWKPSATQIYSANVIVEVFKLAGLPDGVINVVYGNSAMISETLLASPDFAGIHFTGSTGVFNDMWAKIGQNISRYKTYPRIVGETGGKDFVLAHPSSIPAQVATALSRGAFEYQGQKCSAASRAYLPKSTWPAVKEQLVADIASMKMGSPEDPSNFVSAVISESSFDKLASYIDQAKKDSDAEIIAGGNYDKSVGYFIEPTVIVTTNPKYTTMETELFGPVLTIYVYEDAKWEETLALVDSTSEYALTGAIFSQDRYAIEQATKALENAAGNFYINDKPTGAVVGQQPFGGARASGTNDKAGSVLNLMRWVSPRTIKETFVPPTNYRYPFLG
- a CDS encoding type IX secretion system plug protein — encoded protein: MLFYKKLRFLLILSCVLSGSASVFSQVEKEVNPPFNIKTVSFVQSGANTIPMFRLGDPFELQFDDLFGNEADYYYTITQCNYDWTPTMLAKSEYLQGMDNQRIMTYLNSFNTLQIYSHYKQAFPNRFNRILLSGNYIIKIFNDSQELVFSRRFIIYEETLSVPLQIKRSRNLTDIEKKQNMDFTIKMGENNLQNPIQNIKVALLQNGRWDNAILNIKPQYTLGSDLIYRYNQETQFWGGNEFLYFDNKDIRNPGNNVGKVTSGEIYNSLLFANSPRGNQPYTYYPDINGSFYIRNISSDNPETEADYAWVYFTLIPPTTIDKKDIYVNGMFNNYALSPENKMDFNKEKGVYEKAILLKQGFVNYQYVMLDAKGKVDNQNAIDGNFYQTENNYFVIVYYRGNNDRYDKIIGRGFATSENITN